From a single Leptidea sinapis chromosome 1, ilLepSina1.1, whole genome shotgun sequence genomic region:
- the LOC126976816 gene encoding alaserpin-like isoform X2: MSCRLLGFFLNVNKGLVHLLLVFVMVFGKKRLRENQNQNVLESNTTWIDISGNLRKSFALGYALDNFKKNTVSSPISALLAIGKVALAATDKNLEELLDAIGLKNRREIGPHFRPIIAALRFLPGVTLDIASRLYVDIKTHLQSKFDEEAKEIFHASVAKVNFETPVTTADTINNWVAEQTMNMIKEIVKSDDVSPDTSLILINAIYFLGKWKDPFVSVQASTFHTPTDVRRVSMMSITREFNYTDCKFLNAKLVMIPYVGGKTSFLIVVPNAINGLKVLLAQLKLAPELLNKAIDEMKPKKVDLAMPKFKIESKMDLRNMLEKVGVKRIFNKYESGLSGMVKDKKVFVSKATQKAIIEVNEFGTEAAAVSAVHIELLSLQLTEHVHADHPFLFYVLAHKHQLFVGTVVYPSG; encoded by the exons ATGAGTTGCCGGCTgttgggattttttttaaatgtaaataagggactag TTCATTTGCTGTTAGTATTTGTAATGGTATTCGGTAAGAAGCGGTTAAgagaaaatcaaaatcaaaacgttCTTGAGTCTAATACCACATGGATTGACATTTCTGGAAACCTCAGAAAGAGTTTCGCTCTG GGCTACGCACTTGATAATTTCAAAAAGAACACTGTTTCTTCACCAATTTCGGCACTACTAGCTATCGGTAAGGTAGCTCTAGCTGCAACGGATAAAAATTTGGAGGAACTTCTTGATGCCATTGGTTTAAAAAACCGTAGAGAG attggCCCACACTTTCGACCTATCATAGCAGCTCTACGATTTCTACCAGGTGTGACGTTGGACATAGCCAGTAGATTATATGTTGATATAAAAACACATCTTCAATCAAAGTTTGATGAAGAAGCGAAGGAAATCTTTCATGCCAGTGTCGCCAAAGTGAATTTTGAAACACCGGTCACTACAGCAGATACAATCAATAATTGG GTAGCAGAACAAACTATGAATATGATAAAGGAAATTGTGAAATCCGACGACGTGTCACCAGATACTtcgttaatattaattaatgctATTTACTTCTTa GGTAAATGGAAGGATCCATTTGTATCAGTTCAGGCTTCCACATTTCACACGCCAACCGACGTCCGCAGAGTAAGCATGATGTCTATTACACGGGAATTCAACTATACTGACTGTAAATTTTTGAATGCAAAA CTCGTTATGATACCCTACGTCGGTGGTAAAACCTCATTCCTGATCGTCGTACCAAATGCTATAAATGGACTTAAAGTTCTATTGGCACAATTGAAGTTAGCTCCGGAATTGCTGAACAAGGCAATCGATGAAATGAAGCCAAAAAAAGTAGATCTAGCAATGcccaaatttaaaatagaatcaAAAATGGATCTGCGTAATATGCTTGAAAAG gtTGGTGTAAAGcgcattttcaataaatatgagTCAGGCTTGAGTGGCATGGTAAAGGATAAAAAAGTTTTCGTGTCGAAAGCGACACAAAAAGCAATTATTGAGGTTAATGAATTTGGTACCGAGGCTGCGGCAGTATCAG ctGTCCATATAGAATTGCTATCGCTGCAGTTAACAGAACATGTTCACGCTGATCATCCGTTTTTATTTTACGTCCTCGCGCACAAACATCAGTTATTCGTCGGTACAGTTGTTTATCCTTCTGGttga
- the LOC126976816 gene encoding alaserpin-like isoform X3: MKTLLLFHLLLVFVMVFGKKRLRENQNQNVLESNTTWIDISGNLRKSFALGYALDNFKKNTVSSPISALLAIGKVALAATDKNLEELLDAIGLKNRREIGPHFRPIIAALRFLPGVTLDIASRLYVDIKTHLQSKFDEEAKEIFHASVAKVNFETPVTTADTINNWVAEQTMNMIKEIVKSDDVSPDTSLILINAIYFLGKWKDPFVSVQASTFHTPTDVRRVSMMSITREFNYTDCKFLNAKLVMIPYVGGKTSFLIVVPNAINGLKVLLAQLKLAPELLNKAIDEMKPKKVDLAMPKFKIESKMDLRNMLEKVGVKRIFNKYESGLSGMVKDKKVFVSKATQKAIIEVNEFGTEAAAVSAIHVTKLSLLGITEHCRADRPFLFYVLAYRHQLFAGTIVYPSG, from the exons ATGAAAACTTTATTGCTAT TTCATTTGCTGTTAGTATTTGTAATGGTATTCGGTAAGAAGCGGTTAAgagaaaatcaaaatcaaaacgttCTTGAGTCTAATACCACATGGATTGACATTTCTGGAAACCTCAGAAAGAGTTTCGCTCTG GGCTACGCACTTGATAATTTCAAAAAGAACACTGTTTCTTCACCAATTTCGGCACTACTAGCTATCGGTAAGGTAGCTCTAGCTGCAACGGATAAAAATTTGGAGGAACTTCTTGATGCCATTGGTTTAAAAAACCGTAGAGAG attggCCCACACTTTCGACCTATCATAGCAGCTCTACGATTTCTACCAGGTGTGACGTTGGACATAGCCAGTAGATTATATGTTGATATAAAAACACATCTTCAATCAAAGTTTGATGAAGAAGCGAAGGAAATCTTTCATGCCAGTGTCGCCAAAGTGAATTTTGAAACACCGGTCACTACAGCAGATACAATCAATAATTGG GTAGCAGAACAAACTATGAATATGATAAAGGAAATTGTGAAATCCGACGACGTGTCACCAGATACTtcgttaatattaattaatgctATTTACTTCTTa GGTAAATGGAAGGATCCATTTGTATCAGTTCAGGCTTCCACATTTCACACGCCAACCGACGTCCGCAGAGTAAGCATGATGTCTATTACACGGGAATTCAACTATACTGACTGTAAATTTTTGAATGCAAAA CTCGTTATGATACCCTACGTCGGTGGTAAAACCTCATTCCTGATCGTCGTACCAAATGCTATAAATGGACTTAAAGTTCTATTGGCACAATTGAAGTTAGCTCCGGAATTGCTGAACAAGGCAATCGATGAAATGAAGCCAAAAAAAGTAGATCTAGCAATGcccaaatttaaaatagaatcaAAAATGGATCTGCGTAATATGCTTGAAAAG gtTGGTGTAAAGcgcattttcaataaatatgagTCAGGCTTGAGTGGCATGGTAAAGGATAAAAAAGTTTTCGTGTCGAAAGCGACACAAAAAGCAATTATTGAGGTTAATGAATTTGGTACCGAGGCTGCGGCAGTATCAG ctATCCATGTTACAAAGCTTTCGCTGCTGGGTATAACAGAACATTGTCGCGCCGACCGTCCGTTCCTATTTTATGTTCTCGCGTACAGACATCAGTTATTTGCTGGAACAATTGTTTATCCTTCCGgttga
- the LOC126976816 gene encoding alaserpin-like isoform X5, giving the protein MVFGKKRLRENQNQNVLESNTTWIDISGNLRKSFALGYALDNFKKNTVSSPISALLAIGKVALAATDKNLEELLDAIGLKNRREIGPHFRPIIAALRFLPGVTLDIASRLYVDIKTHLQSKFDEEAKEIFHASVAKVNFETPVTTADTINNWVAEQTMNMIKEIVKSDDVSPDTSLILINAIYFLGKWKDPFVSVQASTFHTPTDVRRVSMMSITREFNYTDCKFLNAKLVMIPYVGGKTSFLIVVPNAINGLKVLLAQLKLAPELLNKAIDEMKPKKVDLAMPKFKIESKMDLRNMLEKVGVKRIFNKYESGLSGMVKDKKVFVSKATQKAIIEVNEFGTEAAAVSAIHVTKLSLLGITEHCRADRPFLFYVLAYRHQLFAGTIVYPSG; this is encoded by the exons ATGGTATTCGGTAAGAAGCGGTTAAgagaaaatcaaaatcaaaacgttCTTGAGTCTAATACCACATGGATTGACATTTCTGGAAACCTCAGAAAGAGTTTCGCTCTG GGCTACGCACTTGATAATTTCAAAAAGAACACTGTTTCTTCACCAATTTCGGCACTACTAGCTATCGGTAAGGTAGCTCTAGCTGCAACGGATAAAAATTTGGAGGAACTTCTTGATGCCATTGGTTTAAAAAACCGTAGAGAG attggCCCACACTTTCGACCTATCATAGCAGCTCTACGATTTCTACCAGGTGTGACGTTGGACATAGCCAGTAGATTATATGTTGATATAAAAACACATCTTCAATCAAAGTTTGATGAAGAAGCGAAGGAAATCTTTCATGCCAGTGTCGCCAAAGTGAATTTTGAAACACCGGTCACTACAGCAGATACAATCAATAATTGG GTAGCAGAACAAACTATGAATATGATAAAGGAAATTGTGAAATCCGACGACGTGTCACCAGATACTtcgttaatattaattaatgctATTTACTTCTTa GGTAAATGGAAGGATCCATTTGTATCAGTTCAGGCTTCCACATTTCACACGCCAACCGACGTCCGCAGAGTAAGCATGATGTCTATTACACGGGAATTCAACTATACTGACTGTAAATTTTTGAATGCAAAA CTCGTTATGATACCCTACGTCGGTGGTAAAACCTCATTCCTGATCGTCGTACCAAATGCTATAAATGGACTTAAAGTTCTATTGGCACAATTGAAGTTAGCTCCGGAATTGCTGAACAAGGCAATCGATGAAATGAAGCCAAAAAAAGTAGATCTAGCAATGcccaaatttaaaatagaatcaAAAATGGATCTGCGTAATATGCTTGAAAAG gtTGGTGTAAAGcgcattttcaataaatatgagTCAGGCTTGAGTGGCATGGTAAAGGATAAAAAAGTTTTCGTGTCGAAAGCGACACAAAAAGCAATTATTGAGGTTAATGAATTTGGTACCGAGGCTGCGGCAGTATCAG ctATCCATGTTACAAAGCTTTCGCTGCTGGGTATAACAGAACATTGTCGCGCCGACCGTCCGTTCCTATTTTATGTTCTCGCGTACAGACATCAGTTATTTGCTGGAACAATTGTTTATCCTTCCGgttga
- the LOC126976816 gene encoding alaserpin-like isoform X1 produces MSCRLLGFFLNVNKGLVHLLLVFVMVFGKKRLRENQNQNVLESNTTWIDISGNLRKSFALGYALDNFKKNTVSSPISALLAIGKVALAATDKNLEELLDAIGLKNRREIGPHFRPIIAALRFLPGVTLDIASRLYVDIKTHLQSKFDEEAKEIFHASVAKVNFETPVTTADTINNWVAEQTMNMIKEIVKSDDVSPDTSLILINAIYFLGKWKDPFVSVQASTFHTPTDVRRVSMMSITREFNYTDCKFLNAKLVMIPYVGGKTSFLIVVPNAINGLKVLLAQLKLAPELLNKAIDEMKPKKVDLAMPKFKIESKMDLRNMLEKVGVKRIFNKYESGLSGMVKDKKVFVSKATQKAIIEVNEFGTEAAAVSAIHVTKLSLLGITEHCRADRPFLFYVLAYRHQLFAGTIVYPSG; encoded by the exons ATGAGTTGCCGGCTgttgggattttttttaaatgtaaataagggactag TTCATTTGCTGTTAGTATTTGTAATGGTATTCGGTAAGAAGCGGTTAAgagaaaatcaaaatcaaaacgttCTTGAGTCTAATACCACATGGATTGACATTTCTGGAAACCTCAGAAAGAGTTTCGCTCTG GGCTACGCACTTGATAATTTCAAAAAGAACACTGTTTCTTCACCAATTTCGGCACTACTAGCTATCGGTAAGGTAGCTCTAGCTGCAACGGATAAAAATTTGGAGGAACTTCTTGATGCCATTGGTTTAAAAAACCGTAGAGAG attggCCCACACTTTCGACCTATCATAGCAGCTCTACGATTTCTACCAGGTGTGACGTTGGACATAGCCAGTAGATTATATGTTGATATAAAAACACATCTTCAATCAAAGTTTGATGAAGAAGCGAAGGAAATCTTTCATGCCAGTGTCGCCAAAGTGAATTTTGAAACACCGGTCACTACAGCAGATACAATCAATAATTGG GTAGCAGAACAAACTATGAATATGATAAAGGAAATTGTGAAATCCGACGACGTGTCACCAGATACTtcgttaatattaattaatgctATTTACTTCTTa GGTAAATGGAAGGATCCATTTGTATCAGTTCAGGCTTCCACATTTCACACGCCAACCGACGTCCGCAGAGTAAGCATGATGTCTATTACACGGGAATTCAACTATACTGACTGTAAATTTTTGAATGCAAAA CTCGTTATGATACCCTACGTCGGTGGTAAAACCTCATTCCTGATCGTCGTACCAAATGCTATAAATGGACTTAAAGTTCTATTGGCACAATTGAAGTTAGCTCCGGAATTGCTGAACAAGGCAATCGATGAAATGAAGCCAAAAAAAGTAGATCTAGCAATGcccaaatttaaaatagaatcaAAAATGGATCTGCGTAATATGCTTGAAAAG gtTGGTGTAAAGcgcattttcaataaatatgagTCAGGCTTGAGTGGCATGGTAAAGGATAAAAAAGTTTTCGTGTCGAAAGCGACACAAAAAGCAATTATTGAGGTTAATGAATTTGGTACCGAGGCTGCGGCAGTATCAG ctATCCATGTTACAAAGCTTTCGCTGCTGGGTATAACAGAACATTGTCGCGCCGACCGTCCGTTCCTATTTTATGTTCTCGCGTACAGACATCAGTTATTTGCTGGAACAATTGTTTATCCTTCCGgttga
- the LOC126976816 gene encoding serine protease inhibitor 3/4-like isoform X4: protein MSCRLLGFFLNVNKGLVHLLLVFVMVFGKKRLRENQNQNVLESNTTWIDISGNLRKSFALGYALDNFKKNTVSSPISALLAIGKVALAATDKNLEELLDAIGLKNRREIGPHFRPIIAALRFLPGVTLDIASRLYVDIKTHLQSKFDEEAKEIFHASVAKVNFETPVTTADTINNWVAEQTMNMIKEIVKSDDVSPDTSLILINAIYFLGKWKDPFVSVQASTFHTPTDVRRVSMMSITREFNYTDCKFLNAKLVMIPYVGGKTSFLIVVPNAINGLKVLLAQLKLAPELLNKAIDEMKPKKVDLAMPKFKIESKMDLRNMLEKVGVKRIFNKYESGLSGMVKDKKVFVSKATQKAIIEVNEFGTEAAAVSECGTRPVLEHSRCLFDGTLNLKLARRIY, encoded by the exons ATGAGTTGCCGGCTgttgggattttttttaaatgtaaataagggactag TTCATTTGCTGTTAGTATTTGTAATGGTATTCGGTAAGAAGCGGTTAAgagaaaatcaaaatcaaaacgttCTTGAGTCTAATACCACATGGATTGACATTTCTGGAAACCTCAGAAAGAGTTTCGCTCTG GGCTACGCACTTGATAATTTCAAAAAGAACACTGTTTCTTCACCAATTTCGGCACTACTAGCTATCGGTAAGGTAGCTCTAGCTGCAACGGATAAAAATTTGGAGGAACTTCTTGATGCCATTGGTTTAAAAAACCGTAGAGAG attggCCCACACTTTCGACCTATCATAGCAGCTCTACGATTTCTACCAGGTGTGACGTTGGACATAGCCAGTAGATTATATGTTGATATAAAAACACATCTTCAATCAAAGTTTGATGAAGAAGCGAAGGAAATCTTTCATGCCAGTGTCGCCAAAGTGAATTTTGAAACACCGGTCACTACAGCAGATACAATCAATAATTGG GTAGCAGAACAAACTATGAATATGATAAAGGAAATTGTGAAATCCGACGACGTGTCACCAGATACTtcgttaatattaattaatgctATTTACTTCTTa GGTAAATGGAAGGATCCATTTGTATCAGTTCAGGCTTCCACATTTCACACGCCAACCGACGTCCGCAGAGTAAGCATGATGTCTATTACACGGGAATTCAACTATACTGACTGTAAATTTTTGAATGCAAAA CTCGTTATGATACCCTACGTCGGTGGTAAAACCTCATTCCTGATCGTCGTACCAAATGCTATAAATGGACTTAAAGTTCTATTGGCACAATTGAAGTTAGCTCCGGAATTGCTGAACAAGGCAATCGATGAAATGAAGCCAAAAAAAGTAGATCTAGCAATGcccaaatttaaaatagaatcaAAAATGGATCTGCGTAATATGCTTGAAAAG gtTGGTGTAAAGcgcattttcaataaatatgagTCAGGCTTGAGTGGCATGGTAAAGGATAAAAAAGTTTTCGTGTCGAAAGCGACACAAAAAGCAATTATTGAGGTTAATGAATTTGGTACCGAGGCTGCGGCAGTATCAG AATGCGGAACACGTCCCGTATTGGAGCATTCGCGCTGTCTGTTTGATGGGaccttaaatttaaaacttgcCAGAAGAATATATTAG